CATAATCAAAAATCTCACGTGCTGGTTTTTGATGGCCAACCTCTTCAGAAATAATAATATGTTCAAAGAAATTACGTAAAGGCGAATTTCCAATTCTAGATTGTTGCACCTTCGTATATCCATTCGTAATGATACCTAGCTTGCAATCTTGTAGCTTCTCACATAATTGCACTGCACCTTCTATAAGATGTACTTCTTTCCCTAAGTTTTTAAGATATACATCACTAAATTGCTGCGCATCTACTTCTATATTATGCAGTGCAAACAATTGTCTAAATCGATCTACCGCTAATTCACTTAGCGTAATCATTTTATTTTCTAAATCTCTCCATAACCCATTACTAATCTCTTTATAACTTGCAAGATAATCAGTATACCCTGTAGGCATACCGAACTGTACAAACGCATTATGTAATGCGTGTTTTTCCGTTTCAGGGAAATCTAATAATGTATCGTCTACGTCGAATAATATAACTTTATATTTCATTATGCTCTCCTCAACTAGTACGTTATTTACAACTTGTATTTTCTCATTAATCAACTCTTAAGTCGAATTTTTTCTTTTACGAACAGCTACTATCCAGAGATCTTACAGTTGTTTAAAACACATGAGTCATGTTATTCAAAAATAATTAATTGTGAAAATACTATAATTTTGAGATAATTTGGATAATAGATTTAAATTATAAACTGGCAATCCAGGAACTGTATTACTCTAGTTCTTATAGGAAGGGAGCGAAAAAATATAGTAAATTCATGGGAAAGACCTAAAATAAAAATCCCAAAAACAAAAAGCGAATGGGTTGGAGATATAATTGGATATTCATTGTTCTTTGGATCCATCATTTTTTTGATTATCATTTGGGGAAGATTACCTGAGGAAGTACCGGCACATTATAACGCATATGGGACTGTAGATCGTTGGGGATCAAAGTGGGAGCTTTTACTTCTACCAGGAATAGGAGCATTCATACTCCTTCTCATGCAGACTTTAGAAAAGTTTCCAGAAGTTCATAACTACCCAAAAAGATTTAATGAATCAAATGCGAAGCAGTTTTATTTAAACAGCAGAAAAATGCTTAATCAATTAAAAAATGTCTGTTTACTTATTTTTGCTTTCATCCAATTTGAAACAATTTCAATAGCGCTAGATTGGAGCGGCGGTTTTGGAAAATTATTTTTACCGATATTATTAATCGGGACAGCTATTCCAATTATTATAGGAATAATAAGGCAACGAAAAATTTCATAATGCGGACAACGATATTCGGTTATCCATCATTTTATGGAATAACATGATATCAACAGTAAGAAAAGGAGGCTAATCCAATCAGCCTCCCTCCTCTTTATTTATCTTCTAACAATAAAACTTTCATTTCTTCTAACGACTCTTTCGTAAAGCCAAGTGCTTTTTCAGCATACGCTTCAACTGAACCATATTGTTTTTTCACTTCATCAATCGCAGCTTGTAAATACTCAGCACGAGCTTCGAACATCGCACCTAATATCGCTCTACTCTCATCGTTTTGTAGTTTTGCACCTAAAAAGGCCATCATTTTTTCGTTTAACCTTTCACGGAAACCGTTACTTAATAAATAATCTTCCATTACTGTTTTCTCTGGTACACCTAGTAAAAGTAATAATAATGCTGATCCAAATCCAGTACGGTCTTTTCCAGCTGTACAATGGTTTACTAACGGTAAGTTTTCCGGGTTTTGTGCTAAGTTTAAGAAATTCACGAACGCCTCATTACCACTTACGAAATCTTGATTCATTTTCACAAGGTATTCGCCTGGTTTCCCTAACATAGAAAGGTCACCAACTTGGAAAAACTCGTTTATATTTAAATCTTTCGCTAAGTCTTGCATAACTGGTAAGCACACTTGACGAGCGCCTGTAATTTCTGGGTTTGGCTTATGCTTTACCTCAAAGTCTGTACGGTAGTCACAAATTAACTTTAAACCAGACTTTTGTAAATAGTCGATATCCCACTCTGTTAGTCCTGCTAATTCTTCAGAACGGTACAACTTGCCCCATTTTACTTTACGGCCTTCTGTCGTTTCATATCCTCCCATATCACGGAAGTTAAACGCGCCTTGTAATGGCAGTCTACGCTCAGCTACTGTCACTGCTTGTCCATTACTACCTACTAGTCTAAAATATGGACGCTCATTGTCGCTCGGGTTTTCAATTGTATATGATGATTCTCCATTTACCGTTGCAAGTAATTCTCCAGTTTCTTCAATATGATCTGGTGAAGTACTCCAATAAATACGAACTTCTTCTATATTATTTTCCCATTTTATTTGTAACGTATTATCTTCATTTCTTTCTACAGTTGCTTGTAATCCATTTCTTTGCTGCTCCATTCTTTCACCAACACTTTCTCATATAATCGAATCTTACTCTATTGTATTATACGAATATCCACTTTGTCGTTCTCATTTTTCTTTTTATCTTACAAACAGGCAAAAAGTTCTTTTACTTGTTCAAAATTTGTACATGGATTGCCTCGAAATGAGTTCAAGAAAGTACATCATTCATCCTCCTAAAACTTCCTCACATACCGCTCAGTACAACTAAGCAGCTGACATCCGTTCTTTTCAAAAACATCCTTCATCCATTCATTTTGTACATTTGCCTCACCAATATAATAAGAAGCACCTATTTCCTTTAAGACAAACATTGCACCTGTAAAGAATGCTGCTTCATACCCTTTATTTCGTATATTCGGAGCGACTGCGAAATACATGAGTTTCCCTTCTTCTAACGTACCTCTCTCAATATGCGGAATTACAATTCCGATCGGCTCTTCATCAATACTGGCTGTTAAACAATGTTCTTTCCACTGCTCACCAATTTCTTGTAGCATCATATTTACAAATTGATCATAAGTGACTTGTTCTTCGGTCATCTCACTCCAAAGAGAATAAAAAGCATCTTCTCCTACTTCTTCAATCAACTTAAAATCAATATCACTTTCTACATCTTCTACTTCGTATATATCCTTAAATACGATCATGTTTTCCGTAACATATTCAAAAGAATACGTTTCGAAACATTTCTTATACACATCATAATTTGGGCTTTTCGAAGAAATCTCAAAATGTACGTTTTCAATTCCCTCTTTTTCAGCCTCAGCAACGCAATATTGCATTATCTCCTTTAATTGCTCTTCTGTAAAAACTTCTGCATTATTTTCTTTTATCATGATTGAAGAAGCATTTCTTCTTATTTTAAAATGTTTTTCTAACTGTTCTATCGTCGTCATATTCTTCCCTCATCTATGTCATACTCGAATTTCTACTTGTTCTCCTTGCATGAGCAGGATTGTCCTTGAATATATAGAATACTAGAAAACATCGCATCTTTAAAGTGCGGAGGAGGTTCTCCATTGGATATTACAGCATTGCAACAACAGTTAGAGCTTATACAACAAAATGACTATACGCAACTACAACATATAGATATTAATGAATTAACTTTGAACATGCTTCAGTTTATCGGAACGACTGATAGTTACGTTCGTTATCAACTTATCTATAAATGTTTTGTGCATTTTATTCATCATGAATTTCTTATGGATGATCAGCTGAAATTGCTTTTACATACTTGTTTAAGTGATGAGTATTTATATTGTGACATTTACACTCCGCATACAGATGGAGTTTTCACCCGTTCATACACTGTTTCGTTAATTGCGTTAATACTCCAATTCGCTAACTCGCACTACTTTTTTACTGAGGAGGATATCGAAGAAATAAAAAACAAACTCATTACATATACAAACTTAGAAACAGATTTTCGGGGCTATATTGAAAATAAAGGATGGGCTCATTGTCTTGCTCACGTATCTGATGCCTTTACGGAAATTGTTCATAATACGTATACAACTTTTGAATGGTACGAAGAGTTAATTCATTGTTTATTAAATAAAATCTTCATTCCATCTGACCTTTTTCATAATAACGAAGATGAACGCATCGTTACTCCTTTACTAGCGATGTTGTATCATGACTTTCCGCAAGACGAGTTAATTTCTATTATTCATAAAAAAATAAAAAGGCTTCCTCAAATTAGAAAACGCCTTTCACTTAATGAGTATTGTATTTTATGTGCCAACATTAAAACCTTTTTACGCACTTTATTTTTTAGAACGAAAGATGATCATAACTTAGCCTTTACAGCACGTAAAACAGAAAGAATGTTAAAAGAACTTCCTAATTATTACTAGATATAAGGCGAACAACTATGGGTTATATTGAAGATATGAGAAATTTAGTAGGAAACCAGCCACTGATTTTAATAGGATCACACGCCATTATAGTAAATGAGAACAATGAAATATTGCTGCAGCTCCGCACCGACTTTAATCGATGGGGTATTATTGGCGGCGCCTTGGAATATAACGAAACGTTAGAAGACGCTTTAAAGCGAGAAGTATATGAAGAAACTGGACTTATTATCAAAAATCCAGAACTATTCCGGACATACTCAGGACCAGATTTCTTTCAAATCTATCCAAACAGCAGTACACGGTGTACTCGTTGTTTATATTTGCCGAGAATTCAACGGTGAGCTTGTATGCGACCAAACGGAATCGAAAGAACTACGCTTCTTTTCACTGAATAAGTTACCGAGTAATCTTCCTCCTATTATTGAGAGGATTATTAATGAGTTTCAACAATTCAATTTATACGTGAAATAAAATGGATCTTCCTTTCATTTTATATAGTAATATAAAAACCTCATTTCTCGTCATTACAACGTGAAATGAGGTTTTTATCGTTCACCGTAACTCCCTATTTCCCCAAAATGATATTAACGTTCTCTTTCTACAACTTTATATCCCTTTATAAAAAGTATAGTTATATAAGAAACGATAAATGAAAGAATCGTATACATGCCAACCCAAAAGAAAAATACTGGATCGTGCACTGTAACATTTAACATAAGAAAAATAAGAAATGTTACCATTGGCATCACGTAAAATGTACCTACTTTATATGTCACAGCTATTGAAAAAATACAAATAAGCAATGGATATATACAGAAAATCAAAATTGACTCACTCAATGTTATGTCCCCCTTTCTGCAGAAATAATAGGTTTCTTGTAAACATTTTGAGGAACAACAAAGTTTTATATTTTCATTCGTTAGTAAACAAAATGTTAGATTGTTATCTCAATCTGATTTCCTTCAGGATCACTTACTACACTTTCATAGTAACCATCCCCTGTAGTTCGTGGGCCGTTTACCACAGGGTACCCTGCTTCTCTTAATGTATTTGTTAATTCGTTCACTTTTTCTTTACTACCTACAGAAAAAGCAATATGCGCATATCCTATTGTTTGTGTTTGTGTATTATCATCTATTCCTACCTGCTTCATAAGTTCTAGACGCGCACCGCCTTCAAAAGTTATGAAATAAGATTCAAACTGCTTTTTCGGATTATGATATAAGCTATTTTCTTCGCCATTAAAGTACTGTTTATAAAAATCACGCATTCCTTCTAAATCATTCACCCAAATTGCTACATGTTCAATTTTCATAATCGACACCTTTTCTTTTATGTTATTCAACTAACAATTGAATGCTTCATTGCCAGTACATTTAATTTTCTTTATTCGTTCTCGTAATCATAAGATCAAGTCCTAGACTTTTTAATCCATATAAATAATCTTCTTTCCAATTACTCACTGTTATTTTCGGAATATGTTCCGCCGGAATGTACTGCGGACAAGTTTTTACAATTTGCTCTATAACAAATTGATTCACTTCATCATCACAGAAGATAAAGGCATGAGGGTTAATAATAGCTATACATGTAGCGATTAAACGAGTAATAGCATCTATATTATATTCCTCTGGATTATTCGAATCTTCATTTCTCAAAGCTTGTAAGAAATTTTTATTATCATACTGCGGAACGAAAGATATCTCTCCTGAGAAAAACGTACTCCCTCGTACGACGTCTCCATTTACCATAATCCCCGCACCTGGTCCATTTTGACCTGAATACAAATATACAAGAGAGGAATTATCATAGTTTCCAGTGTTTTTATAATAACCAAGCACTGCGGCATTCATATCGTTTTCGATTACTACTGGTATAGAAAACTGTTCCTCCAAATGACTTTTCAAATTAAAATTTTGGAACTTTTCATATCCAGGAATATAAAAAATACGACCATTATCAACCGAACCAGGCACACCAATTGATATAGAGCTTATTTTCGGGAATGTAGCGATAAGACCTTCAATATGTTTAGATAATACATTTACGCCCGTATCAATTAACATACTTGAAGTACTCCCCTGTTCTTTTACTTCCCCTAAACAGTTAAAAATTGTATAGTTCGTCTCATTTTTTTCTAAAAATATTGCTAAACCTAACATATATTCTGGATTATATTCATATCGTTTCGCTCTTCTTCCACCACTTGAATCATCTAAACCAGCTAAAGTGACTTCACCATCTTGTTTCATTTTTTCTATAAATTTACTTATCGTTGGAAAACTGATTTCTAATGTATTACTAAGCTCAACTTTCGTTGCACTACCTCGCTCTAAAAGAACTTTACGAATGCCGCGAAGGATTGTCTCTTTAATCGATTTTTGAGTAACAAACTGTTCACTCAAATCGCTCACCACCTTAATCAACATACTTATTAAACACTTTTAATAAGTTGCGTTGACAATATATCATACATCGTTTTCTAAAGCAATAGAGATGATATATTTCTACTAGCGGCACTCCGTATTTAACTCGATGTATTCTCTCTCGTAACAGACGATACAATTCCAGACAAGATAACAAATAATAAAACTGCTAGCAAAGCATTACGTATTCCGAATGCTTCTCCAAGTATCCCTAAAAATGGTGGTCCGACTAAAAACGCTGTAAAACCGATTATAGAAACTGTCGCAACATTAGAAGTCGCATTTTCGCCGCTATCTCCAGCAGCAGAAAGACCAATTGGGAAACCTAGCGCGGCACCAATCCCCCATAGTACTACACCAAGCGCTAGAAAATATGAGTTACTCCCAAATATGACAATTGTCATTCCTATAATAGCCATCATAATAGTAGCACGTACGACAGCGACACGACCGAATCGATCTAGAAAATAACTACTGCACATTCGAGCCAATGTCATTGCCAATACAAAAATAGTGTACATAATAGAACCTGTCACTACACTTTGCTGATGTCCGTCTACCATCACGATAGGTAGCCAATCATTCGCACTTCCTTCTGCAAATGCCATTCCAAGCACAAAAAGACCAAGTAAAAGCACCTTTTTTTCCATACGTAAAGGAGTATGCTTCGCTCGCTTTTTGTTCCGTGATTTCTCCTTCTTTCCTGTTCCATGCGGAAGAAAGCGATACAACATACATACAAGTAATATAAACACGACCGAAATCGCAAGGAATTGATACAAAATTGGAATATGAAGAGAGATGGCGGCAGAACCACTGAGAGCGCCTACTAAAGTTCCTACACTAAAAAAGCCATGAAATTTCGGAAGAAGAGTTGTTCCTAGTTTCTGCTCAATAGAAGAACCCTCTACATTCAATGCAACTTCTGCTAATCCATATCCTACTCCAAATACTAGTAAGCTACCAAAAGCCCCCATACTAGAAACAAAATAAATAGTAATACCTAAACAAAGTAATCCAACGATCATAAAAAACATACTACCTATAATAACGTCTCTAGCTCCCTTACCGTCAATAAAGTGACTTGCACTCAGTAAACCAATTATTGAACCGACAGATAATCCGAACAAAATCCAGCCCATTTCTGCATTTGACACCGCTAAAATATCTCGCGCCGCTGCCGTTCTAGAAATCCATGTAGCAAACGCGACACCTGGCAAAGCAAATAAGAGGAATAGAGCATTTCGAGAGGCAAGTAGCGTCTTTGTATCATTCTCTGTAAAATCTTTCTTCATATGAAACACCTTTCAAATTGTCTATACGATAATTTATACTCTAATGAAAACACTTTTTATTCTTCTATCGTTTTAATAACTTTAGCTGGATTACCACCAACTACTACATTATTAGGTACATCTTTTGTCACAACTGCCCCTGAAGCAATTACAGCGTTATCTCCAATTGAAACACCAGGGTTAATAATAGCTCCCCCGCCAACCCAAACATTGTTACCAATCTTTACAGGCTTCCCATACTCTTTACCAGAATTCCGCTCTACCGGATGTAAAGGATGCGTAGCAGTATAAATGTGAACACCAGGTGCAAACATACAATGATCACCGATTCGAACTTCACAAACGTCTAAAATCACACAATTGAAATTTGCAAAAAAGCTCTTTCCAACATGGATATTGTATCCATAATCACAACGAAAATCAGGATTAATTTGGGCTTTCCCATCAGCTGAAGAACCTAAAAGCTGATTTAATAACGTAAAACGTCTCTCATCTCCTGTCTCCACCGCCTCGTTATAAAGGCGTGTTAAACGTTTTGCCTCCACCCTATCAGCTACTAATTCTTCGTCATCCGCAATATACATTTCTCCCGCTAACATCTTGTCTTTTTCTGTTTTCATAGAATCATCTCCTTTGTTATCGAATGAACTGCACTTATTAAACACCTTTAATAAGTGATTTTAATTATACTTATTAAACAAGTTTAATAAGTAACCCTATAGTAGCACACTTTTTAATATATGCAACTAATAAGTTTCAAAAAGAAATGCGAACTCCTTACTTCACCTAATGATATTACTCGGTGGCATCTAACTAAAATAATGCACTATACATTTATGAATGAGCACACCAATATGAAAATCAACTTTTAATAAAAAGAGAGATTGACCCAAAAGTAGCTGAATAGCAACTTGGGTTAACCTCTTTTATTTATTATCCTTATTTAACTCTTCTACAATGTCCCTTTTTCCTATTCTATTAGCAAAAGGTATAAAAATAATAAAGACTATTCCAAACATCCCCGCTATTACCCTTAAGATAAGTTTGAAATCAAAAAATAAAGGTGTACGATCTATTATACTTACCATATAGGTTAATAATGCTCCTATAACAGCCCCTAGTACGATTCCAATAAGTACATATAAATTAACTTGCGTCAAAATAATTTGTACAACCCCTTTTTTCTTAACTGTTATTGCTCGTAAAATAGCAAACTCTTTTCTTTTAGATTGAATATTATTTATAAGTGTATTACATACCCCTAATGTCACACTAAACAAAATCACTACAATAACAACGATGAAAATGGACCACCTTTGCTGAAACATTAAATTAGATTGTTTTAATGATTGATTATAACTACTTATTTTTAATTGTGGATATTGATCTTTCACTTTCTTTAATTGCTTCAACGTCTCTCTCTCATTATTTGAACTAATAAATGCACGCTCAAAAACTGTATAATCTTGTTTATATGTTACATTACTCCAATCCATGAGTACCGAAGGCGAATTTGGTAGTTCGTTAACAATTAATCCAACTTCTACCTTACCAATCGGTCTAACTTTTTGTTCCTGTTCTGAAAATAGACCCAATTGAATGATATCGCCTACATGAAGTTTATATCGCCCCGCTAACTCTTCTGTAACAATTATACTATTCTCGAAGTTTGCAGGTAGTTTTGGCAGTAATCCTTGCTTTTCCATTTCCTTTACATCACCTAAATTATAGTCAAAAGTAATATATTTTTCACCTTGCTTTAATTCTGCGAGTGAGTTCGTACTAATCGTACTAGCTCCTTTTACACTACTTATTTCTTTAAATATATTTTGTGTATGAGGTGAGGAAATGGTTGAATCATTATTCAAACGATTTTCCACAACAATATGTGTTGGAAATTCTCGTTGTAAATATCTTTCATTATTTTTTTGCATCGTTTTAAATATAGTGGATCCGAAGACAACTATCACCATCATTGTACTTATCATTAAGATAACAAATGTATTTTTTCTTACTTGCGGAATTACATTTTTAATAGCAACAAATGTATTCCTTCCAAATATTTTTTTCATTATAGGTAGACATGCTATTAATATCGAAGAGAGATAAGTCGGAAATAAAATATATACTCCTAAAACGAGAAATATAGCTCCTATTAATATCACTATTGCCTGCGTATCTCCCTTATTTGCTACAAACCCACCTAAAACAGTTAAAAATAAGCTACTCATTAAAAGGAATTTCCCCATAATACTGCGTATTTTTTTATTAGAAAAATCGGATTCTTCATTCTCCCGCATAAGCTTTACTGGCAATATTTTCGAACTTCTGTATGACGGATATAACATAAACAGTTCAATAAAAAAGATACTAAAAATCACTGTTACAATTGCTATTTTATAGTCAAAATTCATTGAATTAATTTGAAAAGCAAATAAATGCTCTAGGCAACTTTGTAAAAAACGTTTACTTATTACAGCTAGTAACAAATCTGATATTCCACCAAAGAAATTGATTACACTACATTGAATAAATATAACTTTAAACATTTGTTTCGTTGTTGCTCCCATTGATCGCATAATAGCAAATTGACTTTTATATTTATATAAAAACACTTCAAAATTAGACACCAACAATAACGCAGTAACAATAAGTATTAATGTAGATAAAACGATTATAAAAATATGTAATGATGCTAAATTACTTTTTAAAAACTCGTCTTCCTCCGCAATATCGATTCTTAATTCTTTGTCTATTTTATGAATTTCACTAGACAATGCTAGTACATCTGCATTCTCTTTTGCTTTTATTAACAAATAAGTAGCTTCATTGTGTTTACCCGTTTTTTCATATATGTGCTGTTTCACCGCACCTTCAGATAAAATAAGTATATCTGGAGCTGAACCTCCAGCTTCTATATCAGGCAACACTTCTTTTACTACATATGATTTATTTTCGATTTTAATCTTTTCCCCAACTTTTACTTGTAAAGTTTCTGCTAATCCATCATTTAATGTTACTTCCTCATTTGATATATTTTTAGAAAAATGATATCGACTTTTAGATAATGAATCGTTTTGAACACCTACTGTATAAATAGCTGTATTCAATTTATTTACTTGCAAATGATTTACTAATACTTTTGACATGTATTCAACATTTTCTTGTTCCTTAATATTTTGCAGTAAAGATTTATCCATCAACTTATTTTGATCAGGGTTATATCCGACAGATAAATCCATATCTCCGTATACATTTTTCACTTCATTTATAACAGACTGTTTCGCATGACTCGAAAATACAATCATCGTAACAATTAGAGAAACAGCCAACATAACGCTAACTATAGAGGAAATAGCAGTGAATTTATTCGTCTTAAAAAAGCGTAAACTTAATCCTCGTACTGATTTTATCATTTTGATTTCTCCATTAATTTTTTAAATTTATCTAAAATAATATTCATATCATTTACTCCATGAGAACACGTATAATCATCAACAACTTCTCCATTATGAAAGAAGAGAACCCGATCTGCGTACGTAGCAATGTGGGGATCATGAGTAACAAGAATCATACTTTGATTAAATTTTTGTTTCATATCGACTAGTACTCGTAAAATATCATTAGACGTATTGAAATCTAAATTCCCAGTAGGTTCATCTGCAAGAACAATTGGAGGAGATGTTATTAACGCCCTACCAATTGCAACACGTTGTTGTTGTCCCCCAGAAAGCTGAACTGGTCGATGATTTCTCCAATTTACTAAACCAAGAACATCTAATATTTTATTTGTTTTTTCTCGTATCTCCTCTTCTGAATTAGCTGATAATATGAGGGGTAACGCAATATTTTCTTCTACAGATAAATCCTTTAATAAATGAAATGACTGGAATATAAATCCTATGTTATCCCTTCTATACTCTGTCGCATACGGTTCAATGAACATATTTTCAGGCACTTCACCATTTACATAGATAACCCCCTCATCAGGCTTATCTAGAGCACCAAGAATGTTTAATAATGTACTCTTTCCAGATCCACTCGTTCCCATTATGGCAAGGAGTTCTCCTTTATTTAACTCCAAAGATACATTTTGTAACGCCCTAACATTTGTATCTACACTCTCATATGTTTTACTTAAATCTTGAACTGCTAACACAACTTCACTCATCATTATTCACCTCAACATGATTAAGTTTTATTCCCTCCACCAAATTAACCTGAATTAAAATTTTTTCTTTTAAATTACTAGGTGGTACAATTTCTGTTCCTATTTGGAATAACAATACTTTTAACTCGAGAGCTGTAATCATTTCTATCCCTCCTCACTCTATATTGGTAACAAATTGAAATTTCGTTCGGTTTTTTTGTAAAAAAACAAGGGAACGCTCAGCGTCCCCTCTCAAATCCAATCCGTTTTTTAATTCCCACCAAATTTGCCTTCGCGATTTCTCTTGCCCGTTCAGCACCTTTTTCCAACGCTTCATATAATAAATTCGGTTCATTCATATACATTGCATATTTCTCACGAGGTCCAGCTAACTCACGATCTACAACGCGAAACAACTCTTTTTTCACATCGCCCCAGCCAATGCCAGTTTCATATTTTTCACGCATTGACTGCATTTCATATTCTGTCGCAAATTCTTTATATATTGTATATAACGTTTCTAGTTCTTTCTGTTCATTTGGAAGTGAAGAATCGGTTTTGATTTTAAATATTAACTTTCGTAGTTTTTCTTGCTCTGCAAATAATGGGATCACATTCCCATAACTTTTACTCATCTTTCTTCCATCAAGCCCTGGTAATATTGCGCCCTCTTCTTGTATGACATACTCCGGAAGTGTAAATGTCGTGCCAAAAGTATGATTAAAATACGTCGCAATATCACGCGCAATTTCAATATGCTGAATTTGGTCTTTTCCGACTGGCACATGCGTAGCCTGAAATAGCAATATGTCAGCTGCCATTAAGATCGGATACGTATATAATCCCATATTCACTCCTGCATCGACCTCTAAACCCGCTTCTTTATTTTGCTCCACCTTCGCTTTATACGCATGAGCACGGTTCATAAGCCCTTTCGGAGTTAGGCAAGCTAATATCCAAGCTAATTCTAGAATCTCCGGCACTTCTGTTTGTCGGTAAAATATAACATCTTCTCCAAGTCCAAGCGATAACCAAGTAGCGGCTACCTCTTTCGTATAACTACTAACCTGACCCGGATCATGCACAGCATTTAACGCGTGATAATCTGCTATAAAATACAATGCTTTCCCTTCATTCCTCTTTGACATTTGCAACGCAGGTTTAATAGCGCCAATATAATTTCCTAAATGCGGATAACCTGTCGGCTTAATTCCTGTTAACATTATTTTTTCGCTCAACCTAACTCCTCCTTTCTCAAAATAAAAAGAGCCCCTCA
This genomic window from Bacillus anthracis str. Vollum contains:
- a CDS encoding maltose O-acetyltransferase — protein: MKTEKDKMLAGEMYIADDEELVADRVEAKRLTRLYNEAVETGDERRFTLLNQLLGSSADGKAQINPDFRCDYGYNIHVGKSFFANFNCVILDVCEVRIGDHCMFAPGVHIYTATHPLHPVERNSGKEYGKPVKIGNNVWVGGGAIINPGVSIGDNAVIASGAVVTKDVPNNVVVGGNPAKVIKTIEE
- a CDS encoding FtsX-like permease family protein, with the protein product MIKSVRGLSLRFFKTNKFTAISSIVSVMLAVSLIVTMIVFSSHAKQSVINEVKNVYGDMDLSVGYNPDQNKLMDKSLLQNIKEQENVEYMSKVLVNHLQVNKLNTAIYTVGVQNDSLSKSRYHFSKNISNEEVTLNDGLAETLQVKVGEKIKIENKSYVVKEVLPDIEAGGSAPDILILSEGAVKQHIYEKTGKHNEATYLLIKAKENADVLALSSEIHKIDKELRIDIAEEDEFLKSNLASLHIFIIVLSTLILIVTALLLVSNFEVFLYKYKSQFAIMRSMGATTKQMFKVIFIQCSVINFFGGISDLLLAVISKRFLQSCLEHLFAFQINSMNFDYKIAIVTVIFSIFFIELFMLYPSYRSSKILPVKLMRENEESDFSNKKIRSIMGKFLLMSSLFLTVLGGFVANKGDTQAIVILIGAIFLVLGVYILFPTYLSSILIACLPIMKKIFGRNTFVAIKNVIPQVRKNTFVILMISTMMVIVVFGSTIFKTMQKNNERYLQREFPTHIVVENRLNNDSTISSPHTQNIFKEISSVKGASTISTNSLAELKQGEKYITFDYNLGDVKEMEKQGLLPKLPANFENSIIVTEELAGRYKLHVGDIIQLGLFSEQEQKVRPIGKVEVGLIVNELPNSPSVLMDWSNVTYKQDYTVFERAFISSNNERETLKQLKKVKDQYPQLKISSYNQSLKQSNLMFQQRWSIFIVVIVVILFSVTLGVCNTLINNIQSKRKEFAILRAITVKKKGVVQIILTQVNLYVLIGIVLGAVIGALLTYMVSIIDRTPLFFDFKLILRVIAGMFGIVFIIFIPFANRIGKRDIVEELNKDNK
- a CDS encoding ABC transporter ATP-binding protein translates to MSEVVLAVQDLSKTYESVDTNVRALQNVSLELNKGELLAIMGTSGSGKSTLLNILGALDKPDEGVIYVNGEVPENMFIEPYATEYRRDNIGFIFQSFHLLKDLSVEENIALPLILSANSEEEIREKTNKILDVLGLVNWRNHRPVQLSGGQQQRVAIGRALITSPPIVLADEPTGNLDFNTSNDILRVLVDMKQKFNQSMILVTHDPHIATYADRVLFFHNGEVVDDYTCSHGVNDMNIILDKFKKLMEKSK
- a CDS encoding tryptophan--tRNA ligase, which encodes MRGSFYFEKGGVRLSEKIMLTGIKPTGYPHLGNYIGAIKPALQMSKRNEGKALYFIADYHALNAVHDPGQVSSYTKEVAATWLSLGLGEDVIFYRQTEVPEILELAWILACLTPKGLMNRAHAYKAKVEQNKEAGLEVDAGVNMGLYTYPILMAADILLFQATHVPVGKDQIQHIEIARDIATYFNHTFGTTFTLPEYVIQEEGAILPGLDGRKMSKSYGNVIPLFAEQEKLRKLIFKIKTDSSLPNEQKELETLYTIYKEFATEYEMQSMREKYETGIGWGDVKKELFRVVDRELAGPREKYAMYMNEPNLLYEALEKGAERAREIAKANLVGIKKRIGFERGR